Proteins encoded together in one Triticum dicoccoides isolate Atlit2015 ecotype Zavitan chromosome 7B, WEW_v2.0, whole genome shotgun sequence window:
- the LOC119341352 gene encoding T-cell leukemia homeobox protein 3 — protein MASQEKPITPSPSPPAPPQPPPPEGVPRIRGFGGGAGGGGYPNPPDAALPDAATLRDQWRFAVRQYSRWYSQAWGTAILAGGAFFALGWLVKGSNPLPSRADPRPPSGASADEDKK, from the coding sequence ATGGCGAGCCAAGAGAAGCCCATCACGCCGTCGCCATCTCCTCCGGCGCCGCCCCAACCACCGCCGCCCGAGGGAGTCCCCCGCATCCGCGGGTTCGGCGGAGGCGCGGGGGGCGGAGGGTACCCTAACCCTCCGGACGCGGCGCTGCCCGACGCGGCTACGCTGCGGGACCAGTGGCGGTTCGCGGTGCGCCAGTACAGCCGGTGGTACTCCCAAGCCTGGGGCACCGCCATTCTCGCTGGCGGCGCCTTCTTCGCCCTCGGCTGGCTCGTGAAGGGTTCCAACCCCCTTCCCTCCCGCGCCGATCCCCGTCCCCCCAGCGGCGCCAGCGCGGACGAGGATAAAAAGTGA